A single region of the Thunnus maccoyii chromosome 10, fThuMac1.1, whole genome shotgun sequence genome encodes:
- the entpd3 gene encoding ectonucleoside triphosphate diphosphohydrolase 3 isoform X1 → MASKRQICFKCRIAVVLLVLLAGIAALIAVAIIQDTWRSKEYSFQYGIVIDSGSSRSNVYLYEWPGEKENETGVVTEIMNCRVAGDGISEMKIDQEKDAASWKAFRACMENITKAIPPKKHKTTPLFLGATAGMRLLHEADEQRSNEILASLRDYLSSLPFIFQNASIITGQEEGLYGWITVNYLMGNFLEKNLWNTYVRPEGAKTVGSMDLGGASTQIAFAVQDDLMGPDYLHVKLYGYPYNVYTHSFLCYGKNEAEKRVLDKVVQESSDPAHINNPCYPKGYNYTMNYSSIYNTECTKKPANYNPDQELLIVGAGDSDKCESIVKSIFDFRTCSSTQCSFDGVEQPPVTGDFMAYAGFFYTARALLMNGTSDFDQFNTAVRKFCHTEWKQLVEEKTWISERFLRTYCYASHYVFTLLADGYKFDNETWKNINFQSQVKKTSIGWSLGYMLSMSNMIPSEVNEIPPMTDPVFAGLIFLFSAITIVTTVLVFIIIIRTCY, encoded by the exons ATGGCTTCCAAGCGGCAAATTTGCTTCAAGTGTCGCATAGCAGTGGTCCTGCTAGTCCTCTTGGCTGGTATTGCAGCTCTCATCGCTGTCGCCATCATCCAGGACACCTGGAGGTCTAAAGAGTACAGCTTCCAG TATGGCATAGTGATAGACTCGGGTTCATCTCGCTCCAACGTGTACCTGTATGAGTGGCCAGGGGAGAAGGAGAATGAAACAGGAGTGGTGACTGAGATAATGAACTGTAGAGTTGCTG GTGACGGTATCTCAGAGATGAAAATTGACCAAGAGAAAGATGCTGCATCATGGAAAGCCTTCCGTGCCTGCATGGAGAACATCACCAAAGCCATTCctcctaaaaaacacaaaactacaccTCTCTTTTTGGGAGCTACTGCTGGAATGCGGCTGTTACA TGAGGCGGATGAACAGAGGTCCAATGAAATCCTGGCAAGTCTCAGAGACTACCTGAGCTCCCTTCCATTCATCTTCCAAAATGCCTCAATTATTACTGGTCAGGAAGAAGGGCTGTATGGGTGGATTACTGTCAACTACCTCATGGGAAACTTCCTAGAG AAAAACCTGTGGAACACCTATGTACGCCCAGAAGGGGCAAAGACAGTGGGATCCATGGACCTTGGTGGAGCATCGACACAGATTGCCTTTGCAGTCCAGGACGATCTTATGGGGCCTGACTACCTGCATGTCAAACTGTATGGTTACCCTTACAATGtctacacacacagtttcctcTGCTATGGCAAGAATGAGGCTGAGAAGAGGGTCCTGGACAAAGTAGTCCAG GAATCATCTGACCCAGCCCACATTAACAACCCCTGCTACCCTAAAGGTTACAACTACACCATGAATTACTCATCCATTTATAACACAGAGTGCACAAAGAAGCCAGCAAACTACAACCCAGATCAGGAACTCCTCATTGTGGGAGCCGGTGACTCAGACAAGTGTGAGAGCATagtgaaatcaatatttgattTCAGGACTTGTTCCTCAACCCAGTGCTCCTTCGATGGGGTCGAGCAGCCACCAGTCACTGGAGATTTTATG GCATATGCAGGATTCTTCTACACTGCTAGGGCTCTGCTGATGAATGGCACATCAGATTTTGATCAGTTCAACACCGCAGTTAGGAAATTCTGCCACACAGAGTGGAAACAG CTGGTGGAAGAAAAGACATGGATCTCTGAAAGATTCCTTCGGACTTACTGCTATGCATCTCACTATGTCTTCACTTTGCTGGCAGATGGATACAAGTTTGACAATGAGACCTGGAAAAACATTAACTTTCAATCACAG GTAAAGAAAACCAGCATAGGTTGGAGTTTGGGCTACATGCTGAGTATGTCTAACATGATCCCGTCTGAAGTGAATGAAATCCCCCCAATGACAGACCCTGTCTTTGCCGGCCTTATCTTTCTATTCTCAGCCATAACCATTGTAACCACTGTCTTAGTTTTCATCATTATCATTCGCACCTGCTACTGA
- the entpd3 gene encoding ectonucleoside triphosphate diphosphohydrolase 3 isoform X2, with amino-acid sequence MASKRQICFKCRIAVVLLVLLAGIAALIAVAIIQDTWRSKEYSFQYGIVIDSGSSRSNVYLYEWPGEKENETGVVTEIMNCRVAGDGISEMKIDQEKDAASWKAFRACMENITKAIPPKKHKTTPLFLGATAGMRLLHEADEQRSNEILASLRDYLSSLPFIFQNASIITGQEEGLYGWITVNYLMGNFLEKNLWNTYVRPEGAKTVGSMDLGGASTQIAFAVQDDLMGPDYLHVKLYGYPYNVYTHSFLCYGKNEAEKRVLDKVVQAYAGFFYTARALLMNGTSDFDQFNTAVRKFCHTEWKQLVEEKTWISERFLRTYCYASHYVFTLLADGYKFDNETWKNINFQSQVKKTSIGWSLGYMLSMSNMIPSEVNEIPPMTDPVFAGLIFLFSAITIVTTVLVFIIIIRTCY; translated from the exons ATGGCTTCCAAGCGGCAAATTTGCTTCAAGTGTCGCATAGCAGTGGTCCTGCTAGTCCTCTTGGCTGGTATTGCAGCTCTCATCGCTGTCGCCATCATCCAGGACACCTGGAGGTCTAAAGAGTACAGCTTCCAG TATGGCATAGTGATAGACTCGGGTTCATCTCGCTCCAACGTGTACCTGTATGAGTGGCCAGGGGAGAAGGAGAATGAAACAGGAGTGGTGACTGAGATAATGAACTGTAGAGTTGCTG GTGACGGTATCTCAGAGATGAAAATTGACCAAGAGAAAGATGCTGCATCATGGAAAGCCTTCCGTGCCTGCATGGAGAACATCACCAAAGCCATTCctcctaaaaaacacaaaactacaccTCTCTTTTTGGGAGCTACTGCTGGAATGCGGCTGTTACA TGAGGCGGATGAACAGAGGTCCAATGAAATCCTGGCAAGTCTCAGAGACTACCTGAGCTCCCTTCCATTCATCTTCCAAAATGCCTCAATTATTACTGGTCAGGAAGAAGGGCTGTATGGGTGGATTACTGTCAACTACCTCATGGGAAACTTCCTAGAG AAAAACCTGTGGAACACCTATGTACGCCCAGAAGGGGCAAAGACAGTGGGATCCATGGACCTTGGTGGAGCATCGACACAGATTGCCTTTGCAGTCCAGGACGATCTTATGGGGCCTGACTACCTGCATGTCAAACTGTATGGTTACCCTTACAATGtctacacacacagtttcctcTGCTATGGCAAGAATGAGGCTGAGAAGAGGGTCCTGGACAAAGTAGTCCAG GCATATGCAGGATTCTTCTACACTGCTAGGGCTCTGCTGATGAATGGCACATCAGATTTTGATCAGTTCAACACCGCAGTTAGGAAATTCTGCCACACAGAGTGGAAACAG CTGGTGGAAGAAAAGACATGGATCTCTGAAAGATTCCTTCGGACTTACTGCTATGCATCTCACTATGTCTTCACTTTGCTGGCAGATGGATACAAGTTTGACAATGAGACCTGGAAAAACATTAACTTTCAATCACAG GTAAAGAAAACCAGCATAGGTTGGAGTTTGGGCTACATGCTGAGTATGTCTAACATGATCCCGTCTGAAGTGAATGAAATCCCCCCAATGACAGACCCTGTCTTTGCCGGCCTTATCTTTCTATTCTCAGCCATAACCATTGTAACCACTGTCTTAGTTTTCATCATTATCATTCGCACCTGCTACTGA